One genomic region from Camelus dromedarius isolate mCamDro1 chromosome 17, mCamDro1.pat, whole genome shotgun sequence encodes:
- the IL17RD gene encoding interleukin-17 receptor D isoform X1: MAPWLQLCSVFFTVNACLNGSQLAVAAGGSSRARGADTCGWRGVGPASRNSGLHNITFRYDNCTTYLNPVGKHVVADAQNITISQYACHDQVAVTILWSPGALGIEFLKGFRVILEELKSEGRQCQQLILKDPKQLNSSFKRAGMESQPFLNMKFETDYFVKIVPFPSIKNESNYHPFFFRTRTCDLLLQPDNLACKPFWKPRNLNITQHGSDMQVSFDHAPHTFGFRFFYLHYKLKHEGTFKRKTCKQEQNTETTSCLLQNVSPGDYIIELVDDTNTTRKVMHYALKPAHSPWAGPIRAVAITVPLVVISAFATLFTVMCRKKQQENIYSHLDEESSESSMYTTALPRERLRPRPKVFLCYSSKDGQNHMNVVQCFAYFLQDFCGCEVALDLWEDFSLCRGGQREWVIQKIHESQFIIVVCSKGMKYFVDKKNYKYKGGGRDSGKGELFLVAVSVIAEKLRQAKQSSSAALSKFIAVYFDYSYEGDVPGVLDLSTKYKLMDNLPQLCSHLHSQDRSLQEAGPHPGRVSRRNYFRSKSGRSLYVAICNMHQFIDEEPDWFEKQFVPFHPPPLRYREPVLEKFDSGLVLNDVLCKPGPESDFCLKAEAAVPGAPADPRSEGPQLGSDEDAEAGPVAGATSVLRPLLHTVKAAGPSDMPRDSGIYDSSVPSSELSLPLMEGLSTDQTETSSLTESVSSSSGLGEEDPPALPSKLLASGACKAEPGCCSYTGELHAVAPL; encoded by the exons ACTGCACCACTTACTTGAATCCAGTGGGGAAGCACGTGGTCGCCGATGCCCAGAACATCACCATCAGTCAGTATGCTTGCCATGACCAAGTGGCAGTCACCATTCTTTGGTCCCCAGGGGCCCTTG GCATCGAATTCCTAAAAGGATTTCGGGTAATACTGGAGGAGCTGAAGTCGGAGGGAAGACAGTGCCAACAACTGATTCTAAAGGACCCGAAGCAGCTCAACAGTAGCTTCAAAAGAGCT ggAATGGAATCTCAGCCTTTCCTGAATATGAAATTCGAAACAGATTACTTTGTAAAGATTGTCCCTTTtccttccattaaaaatgaaagcaattatCACCCTTTCTTCTTCAGAACCCGCA CCTGTGACCTGCTGTTGCAGCCGGACAACCTGGCCTGTAAACCCT tctGGAAGCCTCGAAACCTCAACATCACCCAGCACGGTTCGGACATGCAGGTGTCCTTCGACCACGCGCCCCACACCTTCGGCTTCCGTTTCTTCTATCTTCATTATAAGCTCAAGCATGAAGGAACCTTTAAGCGAAAAACCTGTAAACAG GAGCAAAATACAGAGACAACAAGCTGCCTCCTTCAAAATGTATCTCCGGGGGATTATATAATTGAG CTGGTGGATGACACTAATACAACAAGAAAAGTGATGCATTATGCCTTAAAACCAG CACACTCCCCGTGGGCCGGGCCCATCAGAGCTGTTGCCATCACTGTGCCCCTGGTCGTCATATCAGCATTTGCAACGCTCTTCACCGTCATGTGCCGCAAGAAGCAACAAG aaaatatatattcacatttaGATGAAGAGAGTTCTGAGTCCTCCATGTACACCACAGCGCTCCCCAGGGAGAGGCTCCGGCCACGGCCCAAGGTCTTTCTCTGCTATTCCAGTAAAGATGGCCAGAATCACATGAACGTTGTCCAGTGTTTTGCCTACTTCCTCCAGGACTTCTGTGGCTGTGAG GTGGCTTTGGACCTGTGGGAAGACTTCAGCCTCtgcagaggagggcagagagaatgGGTCATCCAGAAGATCCACGAGTCCCAGTTCATCATCGTGGTGTGTTCCAAAGGCATGAAATACTTCGTAGACAAGAAGAACTACAAGTACAAAGGAGGTGGCCGAGACTCGGGGAAAGGGGAGCTCTTCCTGGTGGCAGTGTCTGTCATTGCCGAGAAGCTCCGCCAGGCCAAGCAGAGCTCATCCGCGGCACTCAGCAAGTTCATCGCCGTCTATTTTGATTATTCCTACGAGGGAGACGTTCCTGGCGTCCTAGACCTGAGCACCAAGTACAAACTCATGGACAAccttccccagctctgctcccaccTGCACTCCCAGGACCGCAGCCTCCAGGAGGCGGGGCCCCACCCGGGCCGCGTCAGCAGGAGGAACTACTTCCGGAGCAAATCAGGCCGCTCGCTGTACGTCGCCATTTGCAATATGCACCAGTTTATCGACGAGGAGCCTGACTGGTTTGAGAAGCAGTTTGTTCCCTTCCATCCTCCTCCGCTCCGCTACCGGGAGCCAGTCCTGGAGAAGTTTGACTCAGGCCTGGTTTTAAACGACGTCCTGTGCAAGCCCGGACCCGAGAGCGACTTCTGCCTCAAGGCCGAGGCTGCCGTCCCCGGGGCGCCAGCCGACCCGCGCTCGGAGGGCCCGCAGTTGGGCTCTGACGAAGACGCCGAGGCCGGGCCTGTAGCGGGCGCCACCTCTGTCCTGCGGCCCCTGCTGCACACAGTGAAAGCTGCCGGCCCCTCAGACATGCCGAGGGACTCGGGCATCTACGACTCGTCCGTGCCCTCGTCAGAGCTGTCCCTGCCTCTCATGGAGGGGCTGTCCACGGACCAAACGGAGACGTCTTCGCTGACGGAGAGCGTATCGTCCTCCTCGGGCCTGG gTGAGGAGGaccctcctgcccttccttccaAGCTCCTTGCCTCTGGGGCATGCAAAGCAGAACCTGGTTGCTGCAGCTACACTGGTGAACTCCACGCTGTTGCCCCTTTGTAA
- the IL17RD gene encoding interleukin-17 receptor D isoform X2, whose protein sequence is MAPWLQLCSVFFTVNACLNGSQLAVAAGGSSRARGADTCGWRGVGPASRNSGLHNITFRYDNCTTYLNPVGKHVVADAQNITISQYACHDQVAVTILWSPGALGIEFLKGFRVILEELKSEGRQCQQLILKDPKQLNSSFKRAGMESQPFLNMKFETDYFVKIVPFPSIKNESNYHPFFFRTRTCDLLLQPDNLACKPFWKPRNLNITQHGSDMQVSFDHAPHTFGFRFFYLHYKLKHEGTFKRKTCKQEQNTETTSCLLQNVSPGDYIIELVDDTNTTRKVMHYALKPAHSPWAGPIRAVAITVPLVVISAFATLFTVMCRKKQQDEESSESSMYTTALPRERLRPRPKVFLCYSSKDGQNHMNVVQCFAYFLQDFCGCEVALDLWEDFSLCRGGQREWVIQKIHESQFIIVVCSKGMKYFVDKKNYKYKGGGRDSGKGELFLVAVSVIAEKLRQAKQSSSAALSKFIAVYFDYSYEGDVPGVLDLSTKYKLMDNLPQLCSHLHSQDRSLQEAGPHPGRVSRRNYFRSKSGRSLYVAICNMHQFIDEEPDWFEKQFVPFHPPPLRYREPVLEKFDSGLVLNDVLCKPGPESDFCLKAEAAVPGAPADPRSEGPQLGSDEDAEAGPVAGATSVLRPLLHTVKAAGPSDMPRDSGIYDSSVPSSELSLPLMEGLSTDQTETSSLTESVSSSSGLGEEDPPALPSKLLASGACKAEPGCCSYTGELHAVAPL, encoded by the exons ACTGCACCACTTACTTGAATCCAGTGGGGAAGCACGTGGTCGCCGATGCCCAGAACATCACCATCAGTCAGTATGCTTGCCATGACCAAGTGGCAGTCACCATTCTTTGGTCCCCAGGGGCCCTTG GCATCGAATTCCTAAAAGGATTTCGGGTAATACTGGAGGAGCTGAAGTCGGAGGGAAGACAGTGCCAACAACTGATTCTAAAGGACCCGAAGCAGCTCAACAGTAGCTTCAAAAGAGCT ggAATGGAATCTCAGCCTTTCCTGAATATGAAATTCGAAACAGATTACTTTGTAAAGATTGTCCCTTTtccttccattaaaaatgaaagcaattatCACCCTTTCTTCTTCAGAACCCGCA CCTGTGACCTGCTGTTGCAGCCGGACAACCTGGCCTGTAAACCCT tctGGAAGCCTCGAAACCTCAACATCACCCAGCACGGTTCGGACATGCAGGTGTCCTTCGACCACGCGCCCCACACCTTCGGCTTCCGTTTCTTCTATCTTCATTATAAGCTCAAGCATGAAGGAACCTTTAAGCGAAAAACCTGTAAACAG GAGCAAAATACAGAGACAACAAGCTGCCTCCTTCAAAATGTATCTCCGGGGGATTATATAATTGAG CTGGTGGATGACACTAATACAACAAGAAAAGTGATGCATTATGCCTTAAAACCAG CACACTCCCCGTGGGCCGGGCCCATCAGAGCTGTTGCCATCACTGTGCCCCTGGTCGTCATATCAGCATTTGCAACGCTCTTCACCGTCATGTGCCGCAAGAAGCAACAAG ATGAAGAGAGTTCTGAGTCCTCCATGTACACCACAGCGCTCCCCAGGGAGAGGCTCCGGCCACGGCCCAAGGTCTTTCTCTGCTATTCCAGTAAAGATGGCCAGAATCACATGAACGTTGTCCAGTGTTTTGCCTACTTCCTCCAGGACTTCTGTGGCTGTGAG GTGGCTTTGGACCTGTGGGAAGACTTCAGCCTCtgcagaggagggcagagagaatgGGTCATCCAGAAGATCCACGAGTCCCAGTTCATCATCGTGGTGTGTTCCAAAGGCATGAAATACTTCGTAGACAAGAAGAACTACAAGTACAAAGGAGGTGGCCGAGACTCGGGGAAAGGGGAGCTCTTCCTGGTGGCAGTGTCTGTCATTGCCGAGAAGCTCCGCCAGGCCAAGCAGAGCTCATCCGCGGCACTCAGCAAGTTCATCGCCGTCTATTTTGATTATTCCTACGAGGGAGACGTTCCTGGCGTCCTAGACCTGAGCACCAAGTACAAACTCATGGACAAccttccccagctctgctcccaccTGCACTCCCAGGACCGCAGCCTCCAGGAGGCGGGGCCCCACCCGGGCCGCGTCAGCAGGAGGAACTACTTCCGGAGCAAATCAGGCCGCTCGCTGTACGTCGCCATTTGCAATATGCACCAGTTTATCGACGAGGAGCCTGACTGGTTTGAGAAGCAGTTTGTTCCCTTCCATCCTCCTCCGCTCCGCTACCGGGAGCCAGTCCTGGAGAAGTTTGACTCAGGCCTGGTTTTAAACGACGTCCTGTGCAAGCCCGGACCCGAGAGCGACTTCTGCCTCAAGGCCGAGGCTGCCGTCCCCGGGGCGCCAGCCGACCCGCGCTCGGAGGGCCCGCAGTTGGGCTCTGACGAAGACGCCGAGGCCGGGCCTGTAGCGGGCGCCACCTCTGTCCTGCGGCCCCTGCTGCACACAGTGAAAGCTGCCGGCCCCTCAGACATGCCGAGGGACTCGGGCATCTACGACTCGTCCGTGCCCTCGTCAGAGCTGTCCCTGCCTCTCATGGAGGGGCTGTCCACGGACCAAACGGAGACGTCTTCGCTGACGGAGAGCGTATCGTCCTCCTCGGGCCTGG gTGAGGAGGaccctcctgcccttccttccaAGCTCCTTGCCTCTGGGGCATGCAAAGCAGAACCTGGTTGCTGCAGCTACACTGGTGAACTCCACGCTGTTGCCCCTTTGTAA